The Triplophysa rosa linkage group LG3, Trosa_1v2, whole genome shotgun sequence genome has a segment encoding these proteins:
- the setd6 gene encoding N-lysine methyltransferase setd6 gives MATDAKRPKRDGDSDVVDPLRNFILWCDSGNLALSDKVCLSKEGTVAEYGMLAKEDIEEGHVLFSIPRECLLHQGTTAIEKVLEDGKKSLESASGWVPLLLALLYEYTCPQSHWKPYLSLWPDFSILDHPMFWAEEERDTLLKGTGIPEAVKTDVEKLEAEYNNIVLPFMKSHPDLWDPERHTLELYKKLVAFVMAYSFQEPVEDKDEDEERAPNPPMMVPMADMLNHISKHNANLEYTIDCLKMVTVRRIEKGEEVFNTYGQMANWQLLHMYGFSEPFPTNSNDTADVQMSSVYKAAMQATKSKTDEQLLIDKWNMLSEMENVGEKGVFIFGQSGCLTYCELYTTLKVLCMSPQEFKEFHENEGWEDDDGDDDDKMEYAFSFEGLTELTTEWKRLVHAAAGLALDSYSEDVETDRRLLGDQEALGKLKSREIRALHVRYGQKNILQRLQQLTKPSD, from the exons ATGGCGACAGATGCTAAAAGGCCAAAG AGAGATGGTGACAGTGATGTGGTTGACCCATTGAGGAACTTTATATTGTGGTGTGACAGTGGGAACTTGGCTCTCAGTGATAAG GTCTGCTTAAGTAAAGAGGGCACAGTTGCAGAATATGGAATGCTTGCCAAAGAGGACATTGAAGAGGGACACGTTTTATTCTCCATACCCAGAGAGTGTCTTCTGCATCAGGGCACCACTGCTATCGAAAAGGTGCTTGAAGACG GTAAGAAATCTTTGGAGAGCGCTTCAGGCTGGGTTCCTCTTCTTCTAGCTCTCCTTTACGAGTACACGTGTCCGCAGTCACACTGGAAGCCGTACCTGTCCCTCTGGCCAGACTTTAGTATACTAGATCATCCCATGTTCTG ggcGGAGGAGGAGCGGGATACACTTTTGAAAGGCACAGGAATTCCAGAGGCTGTCAAAACTGATGTGGAAAAACTTGAGGCTGAATATAACAACATAGTACTTCCGTTCATGAAGTCCCACCCTGATCTGTGGGACCCTGAGAGGCACACGCTAGAGCTCTACAAGAAATTGGTGGCTTTTGTGATGGCCTACAG TTTTCAAGAGCCTGTAGAAGACAAAGACGAAGATGAAGAGAGAGCACCCAACCCACCAATGATGGTGCCCATGGCTGACATGTTAAATCACATCTCTAAGCACAATGCCAATCTGGAATATACAATT GATTGTTTGAAGATGGTCACTGTACGGCGTATTGAAAAGGGGGAGGAGGTCTTTAATACGTACGGTCAGATGGCAAACTGGCAGCTCCTGCACATGTACGGCTTTTCAGAGCCATTTCCAACCAACAGCAACGACACCGCAGACGTCCAGATGTCCAGTGTGTACAAAGCAGCAATGCAAG CGACGAAAAGTAAAACAGACGAGCAGCTTTTAATAGACAAGTGGAACATGTTATCTGAGATGGAGAATGTTGGGGAGAAAGGGGTTTTCATCTTTGGTCAATCTGGGTGTCTCACCTACTGTGAGCTCTACACAACACTCAAG GTCCTCTGCATGTCGCCACAAGAGTTTAAGGAATTTCATGAAAATGAAGGTTGGGaggatgatgatggtgatgatgatgataaaatGGAGTATGCATTCAGTTTCGAGGGACTGACGGAATTGACGACAGAGTGGAAACGGCTCGTACATGCAGCGGCGGGACTCGCACTGGACTCTTATTCTGAGGATGTAGAAACTGACAGAAGACTGTTGGGGGATCAGGAAGCTCTGGGTAAACTCAAAAGCAGGGAAATAAGAGCATTGCATGTGCGGTATGGTCAGAAGAACATCCTACAGCGCCTGCAGCAGCTCACCAAACCCTCAGACTAA